ATGAACATTAACCCAGGATATATTATGGATTCTACTATGAGCTCGGGGGGGTTCATCCGTGTTCAGACCTCTTCTTAACACGAATTGAGCTAAAAGCTACTATGAAGAGGAAAACACCAGCTGTTACAAGAAGAAGTACCGCTATACCACCAGAGACGAACACTACTATAGGGACAGACTCAGTTGATGCAAATAGAAGGAGGAGCCAAGGATACGGTGAAGAAGCTCTGACTACGGGTTCAGTTTTCTCTCCACACATGTAGGGGTCTATAGCATTATCTTCATTTCTTGAAGGCGGGGCTAGACTCCTTGATACAACATAGAGACTGCTAACTGCAATCACTACGGACACAAGTGCCAGTATAGGTGTAATCATGGCTCAGCACCAGGCAGGGCTCTTTAATCTTGATTCTCATTCTCCTCGTTCCCGGCTCCCAGGTAGTCTATACTAGGGTAGCTGCTTTTAAAAACATCAAGTTCTAAAGCGAAGAGTGAAGTCTCCTAGGAACTTGCATGCAAGAAGTAGAGGTAAAAGCGGTGAACTAGTCTTTCAAGGAGGCTTACTCCATATCTAAAGATTTACATTTTAGAGTAGCATCATTGATCATTATCGCTGAGATTATAACACCTAACGTTCATAGTTTGTTGAACTTTTACTAGGATATTCAAACGAATACAAGTAGGAAGGTAAATGTCCGAGAATCTCTGCACAATTAAGCGTAATGAAAGTCTCTTACAACCACTTATAGCTAGCGCTATAAATAGACCTCCCTATATACTGTGGTATAGAAGACGTAGAAAACCATGAAATACCCAAGCAACCATCAGGCCCTAATGGTGAAATTATGCCTGTAGCTAAGATAGGAGTGGGTGTTAAAGGTGTTACAGCAGACCATCCGCTGGCAGTTAAAGCTGGATTAGAAGTGCTCGAGGAGGGTGGTAACGCCTTTGATGCCGCTATAGCGGTTAGTGCTGTGCTATCAGTTGTTCAACCTCAAATGGGGGGTCCGGGAGGCGATGGCTTCCTCCTAGGTTTCATCGGGGATCAAGTGGTAGCGTACGCTTCATCCGGTCGATCCCCCAGTGGCTTTAATGCTGATAAATTCATTGAGGAGAAGCCTGTAAGAGGGCCTTTAACTGTGACAGTCCCTGGGCTAGTGTACCTCTGGGGTATTATAAACGAGGAGTACGGATCAATGGATCTATCAATCCTCCTCCGTCCAGCAATATCGCTAGCCTATAATGGCTTCCACGCCGGCTACACGCTAGCCGAGTCTGTTAAAGCCGTGGAAAAAGAGCTCTCAAGCTACAAGTGGGCTGACTACTATAAAGGGGTTAGACTAGGAGGCAGGGTAGTTAATAAGGATATGGCTAGAACCCTCCGGCTGATTGCTTCAAGAGGCTGGGAGGAGTTCTACCAGGGGGATCTCGCTGAGAGTATTGTAAGTGAACTACAGGAGCAGGGGGTTGATATCGGATTAGAGGATTTAATGGATCACTCGGGCTTTAAGACCACTCCCCTCAAGCTTGAGGTCGACGGCCGCATTCACTATGAACTGCCACCTAACACGCAGGGGGCTTCAACACTCCAGTTGATCAGTGCGTTATATGAGGAGGAGTTGAGTAAGCTTGATTTCAACGATCCTGAGCGCATTGAGGCCTGGAGCAAACCGGTTAGCGACGTATACTTGTTCAGGGACCTGTACTTAGGAGACCCTGACTACATGACCATAGATGTTGAAAGCTATCTAACGTACAGTAGCGTGAAGAGGGCGTTGAAAGACGTGAGCAGCATGCAATCAGAGGTTAATACAGGTGATACAACATTCTTCATAGTATCAGATGGAGAATCAGTAATCGGGTTCATCCAGAGCCTCTTCTACCCCTTCGGCTCAGGCCTTATAGCGCAAGGGTTCCCAGTTCAGAATAGAGGTATAGGCTTTGCTAGAAGCAGAGGACTCCCCAACTCCCCTGCACCACGGAAACTCCCACTCCACACGCTCTCAGTACTAGGCGTTGTAGACGACAGGAGGAAGTATATAATCGGCTGTGTTGGAGGAGACTATAGACCCCAGCTCCACTTGAGGGTCTATGAGAATATATTCGTCTACAACATGAATCTAGTTGACGCTGTGAAAGCCCCACGCTTCATATACACGGAACTCTATAACACTCAGAAAGTTGTTGTAGAGGAGCCGTTGAAGCCGCCTGGTAAAGTAAATACAAGTCTAGTAGGCTATCTCTCCAGCCATGGACATGTCCATGTAGCAGTAGTAGATGAAGATAGAGTTATACTAGTGAACGATCCACGCAGCGAAGGGGTAGCTATAGCTCTCTAGTCACCTAAGAAACCTGACTGTAGCGCCTTTATTTAGAGGTCTAGCAGCGAAAACCCTCCACCCCGGCCTGCTGACTTTTTCCACGATACGCTCTGCTTCTTCGTATCCGTAGACAACCCCGTAGACAGTAGGCCCCCACGAGCTCTGCCCTACACCCTCAACTCCAGCTTCTCTTAAAGCTTTAATAGCTTCAGCTGAGCTCGCTGAAAAAACTCCCCCCTGGTAGCTTGAAAACATTTCTCCAACAGTCTCCTGGAGGAGGCGGAGGGTTCTAGAAAACGAATTGAAATCCCTGTCAGCCACTGATGCTGAAAGCTCAAGCATGTAGTATGCAGCCTTCTGAACTAACTCTAATGGTACTTTAACTTCCTCCTTGAAGACTTGATCCTCGAGCTTCTCGTCGAGGCCTCCTCCAGGAGGAGTGACCACAATGAAAGCCCATTCTTCGGGGAATTCAAGCCTAGTTATAAGACGAGGGAATACTGTGGACCCCCCTCGACCAGCATCCATGACAAAGCCGCCGTGCTTAAATACGTATGTTCCTACACCAGAGTACTTACCTAGCTCGAGCTCCCTGGCTGCTTCAACTAGATCTACTTCAAGATTATTCACAAGAGATAATCCGTATGCAGCTGCTAGTAGTAGCTGTGTCGTAGAACCTAAACCAATATGCTTAGGTATGCACTCTACGATCCTAACAGTACCCTTCAAGCCATGCCTTCTCGCGAAACCCGATATCCTCGAGGAGACTTCGCTGGCTCTACAGCCCTCGACTACTAGTGTATCGTCTTCCTCAACTATTACGGTATTGTTTGGTCTAGCTATAGCTACGCCAGCCGAGATGTATAATCTCAGCTCTCTCGCGAAAGGGTTCACCATGCCGAAGTGCAGCCGTGAGGGTGTTACAATCTCTACTGCTCTAGCCAACTCTCAATCAACTCCCTTAAATCCCTAAGCAGATTCATGTAGCTGGAATCCCTACAGGTCTTTAAAGCTGTTGTAGTAGAAGACTCTACTCCTCTTAATACTTCAGTGCGTTCACTACTCGTGAGGTTTCTCCAAGCCTTTACCTTAGATGCATATATAATCAATTCTATCAGAGAACTATAGCACCTCGTATAGGGTTCCAGTGTTTCCAGCTGGTTGACTCTCTCCTCGAGGACTTCATACCTGAATAAACTGTAGTCTTCGTGATCCTCAATATCCTTAAGCTTCAGAACTAGGTGCGCTTCAGCATTCTTGAGGTATACTAGACCTCTCACTTCATCCACTATGAAGTCCTCTAGACTTAAACCTCCTGTCTCAGCTTTAAAAGCAGCTTTGAAGAATACAGCTGGATCTCTTGTAATGTTTAAGACAGGGTTAAGGGTTTTCTCTAAGAGCTCGTGTGTTCTATAGCCCTTGTAAAATCTTACTACTAGCTTGTCATCATTGATCTGGAAGCCTACTGGAGTAGCGTAAGGATGTCCCTGGTCTAGCATGGATATTATTGCCTCATAGACTATACCCCTTTTAATAACCACTCTTACTCCACCACTCCATGTTGAATGCTCTTCCATCCACCACCCTCCTCAACCTAGTATACATTAAGCCAAGCCTTGAGTACTTGAAGCCTGGATGTAGTATGTAGTCT
The nucleotide sequence above comes from Desulfurococcus sp.. Encoded proteins:
- a CDS encoding gamma-glutamyltransferase encodes the protein MPVAKIGVGVKGVTADHPLAVKAGLEVLEEGGNAFDAAIAVSAVLSVVQPQMGGPGGDGFLLGFIGDQVVAYASSGRSPSGFNADKFIEEKPVRGPLTVTVPGLVYLWGIINEEYGSMDLSILLRPAISLAYNGFHAGYTLAESVKAVEKELSSYKWADYYKGVRLGGRVVNKDMARTLRLIASRGWEEFYQGDLAESIVSELQEQGVDIGLEDLMDHSGFKTTPLKLEVDGRIHYELPPNTQGASTLQLISALYEEELSKLDFNDPERIEAWSKPVSDVYLFRDLYLGDPDYMTIDVESYLTYSSVKRALKDVSSMQSEVNTGDTTFFIVSDGESVIGFIQSLFYPFGSGLIAQGFPVQNRGIGFARSRGLPNSPAPRKLPLHTLSVLGVVDDRRKYIIGCVGGDYRPQLHLRVYENIFVYNMNLVDAVKAPRFIYTELYNTQKVVVEEPLKPPGKVNTSLVGYLSSHGHVHVAVVDEDRVILVNDPRSEGVAIAL
- a CDS encoding GHMP kinase, translated to MARAVEIVTPSRLHFGMVNPFARELRLYISAGVAIARPNNTVIVEEDDTLVVEGCRASEVSSRISGFARRHGLKGTVRIVECIPKHIGLGSTTQLLLAAAYGLSLVNNLEVDLVEAARELELGKYSGVGTYVFKHGGFVMDAGRGGSTVFPRLITRLEFPEEWAFIVVTPPGGGLDEKLEDQVFKEEVKVPLELVQKAAYYMLELSASVADRDFNSFSRTLRLLQETVGEMFSSYQGGVFSASSAEAIKALREAGVEGVGQSSWGPTVYGVVYGYEEAERIVEKVSRPGWRVFAARPLNKGATVRFLR
- a CDS encoding DUF447 family protein; translated protein: MVIKRGIVYEAIISMLDQGHPYATPVGFQINDDKLVVRFYKGYRTHELLEKTLNPVLNITRDPAVFFKAAFKAETGGLSLEDFIVDEVRGLVYLKNAEAHLVLKLKDIEDHEDYSLFRYEVLEERVNQLETLEPYTRCYSSLIELIIYASKVKAWRNLTSSERTEVLRGVESSTTTALKTCRDSSYMNLLRDLRELIESWLEQ